From a region of the Haloferax volcanii DS2 genome:
- a CDS encoding DUF7289 family protein, whose product MSGRPRVPLVYRVVRDRTAQTSPIAVVLLLAITVAGTTAVVALGGPALDETKQASQLTRAEHSMTLFDSRVAISALGEGETQYVDLSGTGGGAYVVDDDSGWLSITHKNHTDDGDDQPLYNESLGSVEYRNGDARIAYEGGGVWRTQDGGTTMVSPPEFHYRGATLTLPVVRVSGDGSSSGDVSARVAATKRARSIYPNETAAYNETAGSYDNPVSNGTIVVTVHSDHYRGWAAFFESRSEGTVTVDDANQTASVELETLGLVGEFQMPNEGTSVDVRGMAGNHNVSAFTLTLSNDQHLQNMEWGMYYDGDQRDLELHVQADDKCKGGSYDGTFDLTLYYATEDGKYHGWQATDLDPDTSDAVSIDCSASNPELSVDFTSSETMTYGDIQSDKGFGNQNKWQFAPEITDGEAYDSVTFDEHAADSGQTFSKADGDTAPMAFVVNHYFSLAAPQFELTVTDGPGNSQSVDESGSRGELDYDQAEGGQFITFLHVTENEVEVDVE is encoded by the coding sequence ATGAGCGGTCGCCCCCGGGTTCCACTGGTCTATCGCGTCGTCAGAGACCGGACGGCGCAGACCTCGCCGATTGCCGTGGTGCTTCTGTTAGCGATTACGGTCGCCGGGACGACTGCCGTCGTCGCGCTCGGCGGCCCCGCCCTCGACGAGACGAAACAGGCGTCCCAACTGACGCGCGCCGAGCACTCGATGACGCTGTTCGACTCGCGAGTCGCCATCTCCGCGCTCGGCGAGGGCGAAACGCAGTACGTCGACCTCAGCGGCACCGGCGGCGGCGCCTACGTCGTCGACGACGACAGCGGCTGGCTGAGCATCACGCACAAGAATCACACCGACGACGGCGACGACCAACCGCTTTACAACGAGTCGCTCGGGAGCGTCGAGTACCGCAACGGCGACGCCCGCATCGCCTACGAGGGCGGCGGCGTCTGGCGCACGCAGGACGGCGGCACGACGATGGTCTCGCCGCCGGAGTTCCACTACCGCGGGGCGACGCTGACGCTCCCGGTCGTCCGTGTCTCCGGCGACGGGTCGTCGTCAGGAGACGTGTCGGCGCGGGTCGCGGCGACCAAACGTGCCCGGAGCATCTATCCGAACGAGACGGCGGCGTACAACGAGACAGCGGGCAGTTACGACAACCCGGTCAGCAACGGCACAATCGTCGTGACGGTCCACAGCGACCACTACCGAGGGTGGGCGGCGTTCTTCGAGTCGCGGAGCGAGGGGACCGTGACGGTCGACGACGCCAACCAAACCGCGAGCGTGGAGCTGGAGACCCTCGGCCTCGTCGGCGAGTTCCAGATGCCGAACGAGGGCACCTCGGTCGACGTGCGCGGAATGGCCGGGAATCACAACGTCTCGGCGTTCACGCTCACGCTCTCGAACGACCAACACCTCCAGAACATGGAGTGGGGGATGTACTACGACGGCGACCAGCGCGACCTCGAACTCCACGTGCAGGCGGACGACAAGTGCAAGGGCGGTAGCTACGACGGCACGTTCGACCTGACGCTCTACTACGCCACCGAAGACGGCAAGTACCACGGCTGGCAGGCGACCGACCTCGACCCGGACACGAGCGACGCGGTGAGCATCGACTGCTCTGCGAGCAACCCCGAACTCAGCGTCGACTTCACCAGTTCGGAGACGATGACCTACGGTGACATTCAGTCGGACAAGGGCTTCGGTAACCAGAACAAGTGGCAGTTCGCCCCCGAAATCACGGACGGCGAGGCCTACGACAGCGTCACCTTCGACGAGCACGCCGCCGACAGCGGCCAGACGTTCTCGAAAGCCGACGGCGACACCGCCCCGATGGCGTTCGTCGTCAACCACTACTTCTCGCTCGCCGCCCCGCAGTTCGAACTGACCGTCACTGACGGGCCGGGCAACAGCCAGAGCGTCGACGAGTCCGGCTCGCGCGGCGAACTCGACTACGACCAGGCCGAGGGCGGCCAGTTCATCACCTTCCTGCACGTCACGGAAAACGAGGTCGAAGTCGACGTCGAGTGA
- a CDS encoding DUF7287 family protein has translation MRRRGGDDARETSGRSARAQTTIDFAVGVGIFLLAVAWVVGTIPQILDPFEAEQDRPLVANRAADSLTQRLLVDDENPDVLDPVCTEAFFDGDSPDEPPGDCDYGSADPNTATGIGASYGLNVTLSQNRSVVETTGEPVPTTRSVVTARRAVLLDGDLHELSVRVW, from the coding sequence ATGCGGCGACGCGGCGGCGACGACGCCCGCGAGACGAGCGGTCGGAGCGCCCGCGCCCAGACGACCATCGACTTCGCCGTCGGCGTCGGCATCTTCCTCCTCGCGGTCGCGTGGGTCGTCGGCACCATCCCGCAGATTCTCGACCCCTTCGAGGCCGAACAGGACCGCCCGCTTGTCGCCAACCGCGCCGCCGACTCGCTCACCCAGCGCCTGCTCGTCGACGACGAGAACCCCGACGTGCTCGACCCGGTCTGTACCGAGGCGTTCTTCGACGGGGACTCGCCCGACGAGCCCCCCGGCGACTGCGACTACGGCAGCGCCGACCCCAACACCGCGACCGGCATCGGCGCGTCCTACGGGCTCAACGTCACGCTCTCACAGAACAGAAGCGTCGTCGAGACGACCGGCGAGCCGGTCCCGACCACCCGGAGCGTCGTCACCGCCCGGCGGGCCGTTCTCCTCGACGGCGACCTCCACGAGCTATCGGTGAGGGTGTGGTGA
- a CDS encoding ATPase, T2SS/T4P/T4SS family has protein sequence MATDDADGGDQQALSGDVTSPAESDAAPKQASNARVGSYTWADFLDEYGSDGDVESLYGSDPRTQRDAPGTSRWEDDDGSASTPTRADWDRVGLDPEEYLDCHPVDVAAFVGDRGAHAKNLNEQFEAFCDPETTPVVKGVWLWEHYKREYYYEDDGARPRDSASEIVPFDGEAALGFDPDHIENAVARAGQRAEELAAVVDERTVDVDPEFDEDAFFSSVDGTTTLANRYDLEKAVPMEKKTHFREVERYWVNKPYAFVIIFHSVKENEKKYYVVEPHLNRIEDDLTEFLTNKLRTAIKYGDDSVVEGGRDNRGRVIEAETYELLSRYDLYDPPASASAAAGDDGSTADAAADADGAAESSGLASRLGLGGLFDGGNGSSADGSTTAATSGRFVGLGSRLGLNSVFGGRARTADEDEPLGGIDGIAARPESAVLADDADVLNDYQVRKLQYYLRRDFIGYERIDGIKHDINVEDISCDGYNSPVFVYHSDYEQIISNIYHGEGELDDFVVKLAQRSGKGISKRRPQVDATLPDGSRAQLTLGREVSDHGTNYTIRQFKDVPFTPIDLINWSTFSLEGMAFLWLCIENDKSLIFAGGTASGKTTSLNAVSLFIPSNTKIVSIEDTREVELPQRNWIASVTRPSFADDDKGDVDEFDLLEAALRQRPDYIVMGEIRGEEGRTLFQVMSTGHTTYTTFHADSVGEVLKRFTTAPINVSKTMFTALDLVSIQTSTRVGGNKVRRNKSLTEINHYDPENDEINVQDVYQWQAETDEFLQMGSSNTLEEIKFDRGWNQETVELEIFKRQVTLAYLIDRGLNTYTQVAATFQAFINDQDTILGLMATDDLERSLEDLREMESVHINIDPDSEAMVPRPDPPEHVRQLAKDILRRAEDELFPDYRDRDVGEVAEALNHMRDAPDVEATPGERDELDSLDASSGDPELDEGRDRAELDAGDDTPEIDGDRGPSSLDGESETPALDAGRDADEGDTDDTASDDTDADDEPGGFGDDDGPFGFNDDGVSFSDPNDGADLDDFFGAFGIEGGSESGAEPGSESGSTADQDDEPGRNDEGGHEDETWGGFEAVDADDPPDDAGERGSDSGEGA, from the coding sequence ATGGCAACCGACGACGCCGACGGAGGAGACCAACAGGCGTTATCCGGCGATGTGACGTCGCCGGCGGAGAGTGACGCCGCTCCGAAGCAGGCGTCGAACGCGCGCGTCGGGTCGTACACGTGGGCCGACTTTCTCGACGAGTACGGGAGCGACGGCGATGTCGAATCCCTCTACGGGAGCGACCCGCGGACGCAACGCGACGCGCCCGGTACGTCCCGGTGGGAAGACGACGACGGGTCGGCGTCGACGCCGACCCGGGCCGACTGGGACCGCGTCGGCCTCGACCCCGAGGAGTATCTCGACTGTCACCCGGTCGACGTGGCGGCGTTCGTGGGCGACCGCGGCGCGCACGCGAAGAACCTCAATGAGCAGTTCGAAGCCTTCTGCGACCCCGAGACGACGCCCGTCGTCAAGGGCGTCTGGCTGTGGGAACACTACAAACGCGAGTACTACTACGAGGACGACGGCGCTCGGCCGCGGGATTCGGCGAGCGAAATCGTCCCCTTCGACGGCGAGGCGGCGCTGGGCTTCGACCCCGACCACATCGAGAACGCGGTCGCGCGGGCCGGCCAGCGCGCCGAGGAACTGGCCGCTGTCGTCGACGAGCGAACGGTCGACGTCGACCCCGAGTTCGACGAGGACGCGTTTTTCTCCAGCGTCGACGGCACGACCACGCTGGCGAACCGCTACGACCTCGAAAAGGCCGTCCCGATGGAGAAGAAGACGCACTTCCGCGAGGTCGAACGGTACTGGGTGAACAAACCCTACGCGTTCGTCATCATCTTCCACTCCGTCAAGGAGAACGAAAAGAAGTACTACGTCGTCGAACCGCACCTGAACCGCATCGAAGACGACCTGACGGAGTTCCTCACCAACAAGCTTCGGACCGCCATCAAGTACGGCGACGACAGCGTCGTCGAGGGCGGCCGCGACAACCGCGGGCGGGTCATCGAGGCCGAGACCTACGAACTGCTCTCGCGGTACGACCTCTACGACCCGCCGGCGTCGGCGTCCGCGGCGGCCGGAGACGACGGTTCGACCGCCGACGCGGCCGCTGACGCTGACGGCGCGGCGGAGTCGTCGGGCCTCGCGTCCCGGCTCGGGCTGGGCGGTCTCTTCGACGGCGGCAACGGCTCGTCGGCCGACGGTTCGACGACCGCCGCGACCTCCGGGCGGTTCGTCGGTCTCGGTTCTCGGTTGGGGCTGAACTCAGTCTTCGGCGGTCGCGCACGAACCGCCGACGAGGACGAACCGCTCGGCGGCATCGACGGCATCGCGGCCCGACCCGAGTCCGCGGTCCTCGCCGACGACGCCGACGTCCTGAACGACTACCAGGTGCGGAAGCTCCAGTACTACCTCCGCCGCGACTTCATCGGCTACGAGCGCATCGACGGCATCAAACACGACATCAACGTCGAGGACATCTCCTGCGACGGCTACAACTCGCCGGTGTTCGTCTACCACTCCGACTACGAGCAGATTATCTCGAACATCTACCACGGCGAAGGCGAACTCGACGACTTCGTCGTGAAACTCGCCCAGCGCTCCGGGAAAGGCATCTCGAAGCGACGCCCGCAGGTGGACGCGACGCTCCCCGACGGGTCACGCGCACAGCTCACGCTCGGCCGCGAGGTGTCGGACCACGGGACGAACTACACCATCCGCCAGTTCAAGGACGTTCCCTTCACGCCAATCGACCTCATCAACTGGTCGACGTTCTCGCTGGAGGGGATGGCGTTCCTCTGGCTCTGCATCGAAAACGACAAGAGTCTCATCTTCGCCGGCGGCACGGCATCGGGGAAGACCACCTCGCTCAACGCGGTCTCGCTTTTCATCCCGTCGAACACGAAAATCGTCTCCATCGAGGACACCCGCGAGGTCGAACTGCCCCAGCGAAACTGGATTGCCTCCGTCACCCGGCCGTCGTTCGCGGACGACGACAAAGGCGACGTGGACGAGTTCGACCTGCTCGAAGCCGCCCTCCGCCAGCGCCCCGACTACATCGTCATGGGCGAGATTCGCGGCGAGGAGGGGCGGACGCTGTTTCAGGTCATGTCCACGGGTCACACCACGTACACGACGTTCCACGCGGACTCGGTCGGGGAGGTGCTCAAGCGGTTTACGACCGCGCCCATCAACGTCTCGAAGACGATGTTCACCGCCCTCGACCTCGTGTCCATCCAGACCTCGACGCGGGTCGGCGGCAACAAGGTGCGCCGGAACAAATCGCTCACCGAAATCAACCACTACGACCCCGAAAACGACGAGATTAACGTCCAAGACGTCTACCAGTGGCAGGCCGAGACCGACGAGTTCCTCCAGATGGGCTCGTCGAACACGCTCGAAGAGATAAAGTTCGACCGCGGCTGGAATCAGGAGACGGTCGAACTGGAGATATTCAAGCGACAGGTCACCCTCGCGTACCTCATCGACCGCGGGCTCAACACCTACACGCAGGTCGCAGCGACGTTTCAGGCGTTCATCAACGACCAGGACACCATCCTCGGGCTGATGGCGACCGACGACCTCGAACGCAGCCTCGAAGACCTCCGGGAGATGGAATCGGTCCACATCAACATCGACCCCGACAGCGAGGCGATGGTCCCCCGGCCCGACCCGCCCGAACACGTCCGGCAGTTGGCGAAGGATATCCTCCGCCGGGCCGAAGACGAACTGTTCCCCGACTACCGCGACCGCGACGTGGGCGAGGTCGCGGAGGCGCTCAACCACATGCGCGACGCCCCGGACGTGGAGGCGACCCCCGGCGAGCGGGACGAACTCGACTCGCTCGACGCGTCGAGCGGCGACCCAGAACTCGACGAGGGGCGCGACCGAGCCGAACTGGACGCGGGCGACGACACGCCCGAAATCGACGGCGACCGCGGCCCCTCGTCGCTCGACGGCGAGAGCGAGACGCCGGCGCTGGACGCGGGACGCGACGCCGACGAGGGCGACACCGACGACACCGCCTCTGACGACACCGACGCCGACGACGAACCGGGCGGTTTCGGAGACGACGACGGCCCGTTCGGGTTCAACGACGACGGCGTCTCGTTTTCCGACCCCAACGACGGCGCAGACCTCGACGACTTCTTCGGCGCGTTCGGTATCGAGGGGGGATCGGAGTCGGGAGCGGAACCGGGGTCGGAGTCGGGGTCGACCGCGGACCAGGACGACGAACCGGGCCGAAACGACGAGGGCGGCCACGAAGACGAGACGTGGGGCGGATTCGAGGCGGTCGATGCCGACGACCCCCCGGACGACGCGGGCGAGCGCGGCTCCGACTCCGGCGAGGGAGCGTAG
- the tatAt gene encoding Sec-independent protein translocase protein TatAt yields the protein MFETITPLFPGLPGGPELLVVLLIVVLLFGANKIPKLARSSGQAIGEFQRGREEIEDELQDMTGDDDEDDATSESSADSVSTDSVSTESSN from the coding sequence ATGTTCGAGACCATCACCCCACTGTTCCCGGGACTCCCGGGCGGGCCCGAGCTGCTCGTCGTGCTGCTCATCGTCGTCTTGCTGTTCGGCGCGAACAAGATTCCGAAGCTCGCTCGGTCCTCCGGGCAGGCCATCGGCGAGTTCCAGCGCGGCCGCGAAGAGATCGAAGACGAACTGCAGGACATGACGGGCGACGACGACGAAGACGACGCGACCAGCGAGAGTTCCGCCGACTCGGTTTCGACCGACTCGGTTTCGACGGAATCGTCGAACTGA
- a CDS encoding DUF7288 family protein, whose translation MVTVSRAQAHALEAIVAAMVLLASVTFALQVTAVTPLTASTSSQHIENQQAAVADGVLTAAAETGALKRTVLFTHPENGSFYDIDARGYYVDGGPPTAFGEMLDESFLDRGIAFNVYLHYLRDREVRRTTRLVYMGEPSDHAVSRTRLVTLTDDDALTEPGTSPGGDPRAVETTTTLESVAAETDETYFIQDGSAGPLYAVVDVEVVVWRM comes from the coding sequence GTGGTGACCGTGTCCCGCGCACAGGCCCACGCGCTCGAAGCCATCGTCGCCGCGATGGTGCTTCTCGCCAGCGTCACGTTCGCGCTGCAAGTGACCGCGGTGACGCCCCTGACCGCGAGCACGTCGAGCCAACACATCGAAAACCAGCAGGCCGCCGTCGCCGACGGCGTCCTGACGGCGGCCGCCGAGACCGGCGCGCTGAAGCGAACGGTGCTGTTCACGCACCCCGAAAACGGGAGCTTCTACGATATCGACGCGCGCGGCTACTACGTCGACGGCGGCCCGCCGACCGCCTTCGGGGAGATGCTCGACGAGTCCTTCTTGGACCGCGGCATCGCGTTCAACGTCTACCTGCACTACCTGCGCGACCGGGAGGTCAGGCGGACGACTCGCCTCGTGTACATGGGCGAGCCGAGCGACCACGCCGTCTCGCGGACCCGACTCGTGACGCTCACTGACGACGACGCGCTGACCGAACCGGGCACGTCGCCGGGCGGCGACCCCCGCGCGGTCGAGACGACGACGACGCTCGAATCGGTCGCCGCCGAGACCGACGAGACGTACTTCATACAGGACGGGAGCGCGGGACCGCTCTACGCCGTCGTCGACGTGGAGGTGGTCGTATGGCGGATGTGA
- a CDS encoding redoxin domain-containing protein: MVSVGDAAPDFTAPLTDIDGDIESFTLSENLDDAPIVLAFFPAAFTGTCTTEMCTFRDQMANFEDVGATVYGISIDTPFTLTEFAEQNGLNFGLISDTNRELVDAYDVAMDFADLGVNRVAKRAVFVVDGDGEVTYAWVSDDPGVEPDYEAVEAAAGKLEAPSEAA, from the coding sequence ATGGTATCAGTCGGCGACGCCGCCCCGGACTTCACCGCACCGCTCACCGACATCGACGGCGACATCGAGTCGTTCACGCTCTCCGAGAATCTCGACGACGCGCCCATCGTCCTCGCGTTCTTCCCCGCGGCCTTCACCGGGACGTGCACCACCGAGATGTGCACGTTCCGCGACCAGATGGCGAACTTCGAGGACGTCGGCGCGACGGTGTACGGTATCAGCATCGACACGCCGTTCACGCTGACGGAGTTCGCCGAGCAGAACGGCCTCAACTTCGGCCTCATCAGCGACACGAACCGCGAACTCGTCGACGCCTACGACGTGGCGATGGACTTCGCGGACCTCGGCGTCAACCGCGTGGCGAAGCGCGCGGTGTTCGTCGTGGACGGCGACGGCGAGGTCACCTACGCGTGGGTCAGCGACGACCCCGGCGTCGAACCCGACTACGAGGCCGTCGAGGCCGCCGCTGGGAAACTCGAAGCGCCGAGCGAGGCCGCGTAG
- a CDS encoding DUF7266 family protein, whose protein sequence is MTPPTLPGDRADRARRERRVSRARPRSTDRGVSTALGYVLTLTITVVLISGLMVAAGGFVSDERERVTETELDVVGNRLAAGIESVDRIGAAPGESRVEARVRLPPRVAGTTYTIEVLPASNELVLTSTDPEVTVRVSVETETSLAASRVDGGDVTITYDPSSGVEVAS, encoded by the coding sequence GTGACGCCGCCGACGCTTCCGGGCGACCGGGCTGACCGCGCTCGGCGCGAGAGGCGCGTGAGCCGCGCTCGGCCCCGCTCGACCGACCGCGGCGTCTCGACGGCGCTCGGCTACGTCCTCACGCTCACCATCACGGTCGTCCTCATCTCGGGGTTGATGGTCGCCGCCGGCGGGTTCGTCTCCGACGAACGCGAGCGAGTCACGGAGACGGAACTCGACGTCGTCGGCAACCGGCTCGCGGCCGGCATCGAATCGGTCGACCGAATCGGGGCCGCCCCCGGCGAGTCGCGGGTCGAGGCGAGGGTTCGGCTGCCGCCGCGAGTCGCCGGCACGACATACACCATCGAGGTGCTGCCGGCGTCGAACGAACTCGTACTTACCTCGACCGACCCCGAGGTGACAGTCCGCGTTTCCGTGGAGACGGAGACCTCGCTGGCCGCGAGCCGGGTCGACGGCGGCGACGTGACCATCACCTACGACCCATCGTCGGGCGTGGAGGTGGCGTCGTGA
- a CDS encoding DUF7289 family protein, translated as MSNRAVSDTLGFVFVFAIVLSMVGLVTAVGMTGLQDARDVERVNNAERALDILGDNMEDIADRGAPSRATEVKLQDASLTLDRPVEFVVSGERTGDPSVNFTNTYEVSPIVYESDSSDERVVYAFDALFRTRGDTGTFVRRPSLVLTDERVLIPAFVTRPDEEATTAVGGSGTFLIRADKAMSDVLAARTEGSYDVNLTVRSPRAALWERELSSRPDVTCDDVVEPPDAYPSVSCYVNGTARVHVVSTSVDMTFAD; from the coding sequence GTGAGCAATCGCGCCGTGAGCGACACGCTCGGGTTCGTCTTCGTCTTCGCCATCGTCCTCTCGATGGTCGGCCTCGTCACCGCCGTCGGGATGACCGGCCTCCAAGACGCCCGCGACGTCGAGCGCGTCAACAACGCCGAACGCGCCCTCGACATCCTCGGGGACAACATGGAGGACATCGCCGACCGCGGCGCGCCGAGTCGGGCGACCGAGGTGAAACTTCAGGACGCCAGCCTGACGCTCGACCGCCCCGTCGAGTTCGTCGTCTCCGGCGAGCGGACGGGAGACCCGTCGGTCAACTTCACCAACACCTACGAGGTGTCGCCAATCGTCTACGAGAGCGATTCCAGCGACGAGCGAGTCGTCTACGCGTTCGACGCGCTCTTCCGGACTCGCGGCGACACCGGGACGTTCGTCCGGCGGCCCTCGCTTGTGCTCACCGACGAGCGGGTGTTGATTCCGGCGTTCGTGACGCGGCCCGACGAGGAGGCGACGACCGCCGTCGGCGGGTCGGGAACGTTCCTCATCCGCGCCGACAAGGCTATGAGCGACGTGTTGGCCGCGCGGACCGAGGGCTCGTACGACGTGAACCTGACCGTTCGCTCCCCGCGCGCGGCGCTCTGGGAACGAGAGCTATCGAGCCGCCCCGACGTGACCTGCGACGATGTGGTTGAGCCGCCGGACGCGTACCCGAGCGTCTCGTGTTACGTGAACGGGACGGCCCGCGTTCACGTCGTCTCGACGTCGGTCGACATGACGTTCGCCGACTGA
- a CDS encoding type II secretion system F family protein, producing the protein MSNLDSRTSGGLDRSTDTLGDAFYPLFQLLFDEDGEFVSDIETKLQQARMPDTVELYLSRALAVGVLVGLVSWLVGMLVGYGVFALGLVSADSVSLGIPVGSEATADTLRSLAMPAAVVVSGLVFGSLGFAGGFGTLVAIPYSTASARKREINMLLSDAVSFMYALSVGGLNQLEILEAMARAEDTYGEVSREFQSIVQETEYFGTDYRNAIRQQALLTPSDELSQFLTDMLSIVNSGGDMQGFLDDKKDKHLRTAKQQQEQTLETMELFGEMYMTLSLFPLLLIIILVIMSMLGEAQSRLLYATVYGLIPLTGVGFLVLVSTVKQDEIGDGFLSPDDESDRLQGQQREGLVHMGLVESYVGEFSLFSRIKSREGTFKTRELLRRPHLFFKRHPLFTLALTVPAALALLGVSVAGGAAPTTWDGMIANPVWGTFIWFYVPVYLVAVPLTAFHEWNVHSRAAITGKLSDNLRKLSSANDTGQTLLESIKTVSDTSSGKLADEFEVMHAKVHYGMSLKEALVEFNNKYHIPRLARTVKLITKAQEASSQITEVLTTAAQASENQDDIERERISRTRMQVAIILMTYVTLLAVMAILKTQFLDVMAGLSSQASSSGGATTGGPSFGGGIDPDLLSLLFFHGVTIQAMLSGFISGYIRNADLQSGVKFVVILQTLSLAVWMVVG; encoded by the coding sequence ATGAGCAATCTCGACTCGAGGACCTCGGGCGGACTCGACCGCAGTACCGACACCCTCGGCGACGCGTTCTACCCGCTGTTTCAGCTCCTCTTCGACGAGGACGGGGAGTTCGTCTCCGACATCGAAACGAAACTCCAGCAGGCCCGGATGCCCGACACCGTCGAACTCTACCTCTCGCGAGCGCTCGCGGTCGGCGTGCTCGTCGGGCTCGTGTCGTGGCTCGTCGGGATGCTCGTCGGTTACGGCGTCTTCGCGCTCGGGCTCGTCTCGGCGGACTCGGTGAGCCTCGGGATTCCGGTCGGGAGCGAGGCCACGGCGGACACGCTTCGGTCGCTCGCGATGCCCGCGGCGGTCGTCGTCTCGGGGCTCGTCTTCGGGTCGCTCGGCTTCGCCGGCGGGTTCGGGACCCTCGTCGCCATCCCGTACTCGACGGCGTCCGCCCGCAAACGCGAGATAAACATGCTCCTGTCGGACGCCGTCTCGTTCATGTACGCCCTCTCGGTGGGCGGGCTGAACCAACTGGAGATTCTGGAGGCGATGGCCCGCGCCGAAGACACCTACGGCGAGGTCTCTCGGGAGTTCCAGAGCATCGTCCAGGAGACGGAGTACTTCGGGACCGACTACCGCAACGCCATCCGCCAGCAGGCGCTTTTGACCCCCTCGGACGAGCTCTCGCAGTTCCTGACGGACATGCTCTCTATCGTCAACTCCGGCGGCGACATGCAGGGCTTCCTCGACGACAAGAAGGACAAGCACCTCCGAACCGCGAAACAACAGCAGGAACAGACGCTGGAGACGATGGAGCTGTTCGGCGAGATGTACATGACGCTGTCGCTGTTTCCGCTGCTTCTCATCATCATCCTCGTCATCATGAGCATGCTCGGTGAGGCTCAGTCGAGGCTGCTGTACGCGACCGTCTACGGGCTCATCCCGCTGACCGGCGTCGGCTTTCTCGTCCTCGTCTCGACGGTTAAACAGGACGAAATCGGCGACGGCTTTCTCAGCCCCGACGACGAGAGCGACCGCCTGCAAGGCCAACAGCGCGAGGGCCTCGTCCACATGGGGCTCGTCGAGAGCTACGTCGGCGAGTTCAGCCTCTTTTCGCGCATCAAGTCCCGCGAGGGGACGTTCAAGACGAGAGAGCTCCTGCGCCGCCCGCACCTGTTTTTCAAGCGGCATCCGCTTTTCACCCTCGCGTTGACGGTCCCGGCGGCGCTCGCGCTCCTCGGCGTCTCCGTCGCCGGCGGGGCCGCCCCGACGACGTGGGACGGGATGATTGCCAACCCCGTCTGGGGGACGTTCATCTGGTTTTACGTCCCGGTCTACCTCGTCGCGGTGCCGCTGACCGCCTTCCACGAGTGGAACGTCCACTCGCGGGCGGCCATCACCGGAAAGCTCTCCGACAACCTCCGCAAGCTGTCGAGCGCGAACGACACCGGCCAGACGCTCCTCGAATCCATCAAGACCGTCTCCGACACCTCCTCTGGGAAACTCGCCGACGAGTTCGAGGTGATGCACGCGAAGGTCCACTACGGGATGAGCCTCAAGGAGGCGCTCGTCGAGTTCAACAACAAATACCACATCCCGCGGCTCGCCCGGACGGTCAAACTCATCACGAAGGCACAGGAGGCGTCGAGCCAGATTACCGAGGTGCTGACGACCGCCGCCCAAGCCTCCGAGAACCAAGACGACATCGAGCGCGAGCGCATCTCGCGGACCCGGATGCAGGTCGCCATCATCCTCATGACGTACGTGACGCTGCTCGCGGTGATGGCCATCCTAAAGACGCAGTTCCTCGACGTGATGGCCGGGCTCTCGTCGCAGGCGTCGAGTTCCGGCGGCGCGACGACCGGCGGCCCGAGCTTCGGAGGCGGCATCGACCCCGACCTGCTGTCGCTTCTGTTCTTCCACGGCGTCACCATCCAGGCGATGCTGTCCGGGTTCATCAGCGGCTACATCCGCAACGCGGACCTCCAGTCGGGGGTCAAGTTCGTCGTCATCCTCCAGACGCTGTCGCTCGCGGTGTGGATGGTGGTCGGCTGA